The following proteins are co-located in the Mauremys reevesii isolate NIE-2019 linkage group 23, ASM1616193v1, whole genome shotgun sequence genome:
- the NCDN gene encoding neurochondrin, whose protein sequence is MTSHSGAAPEASESTRNATLERCLSVLRDAKHDSEQFAALLLVTKAVRAGDIDSRTRRRIFDAVGFTFPNRLLASREPPAGCPEHMFRGLGLTLLACFCTDPELASHSQTLNKIPTFNNILASPSDPDDMSASSMIDDVYQCLGAVMGTPRGPKELVSQGTVSALCQAYVNRSYGCDRALELLLGLLATAETKCWQRATPDLLAVLSRLSEQFHQAEDMTKFQLCDVLPHFVSPALLLTRDRQGSECLCNLYRGLVSILSSKLSQSQRDPALKLAACLTQACGSEWIPTERAGSKFLALLVNLACVEVRLSLEELDPADVDGKQEVVTGCYTLIELGILECMKEEKPRLREAQKMQLVRIMEEAFGAVIHYLRQVGEQKLKDPFIFASVRILGTWLAEETSSLKQEICDLLPFLIHYAKMLFQEGDKARSPSQHAAELAGLGSPQGSVWPRDALRFLLPGLCHLTAEDRPREILISEGAPALLCQYFLHQWELLASDPQTSAPPDSIEISLQTTCGVFLNLVVTAPDLVRRDRCFSSLMDALLKSLPALLPQRDRLVLAANVTTLGLMMARILDTSPGLQGTPPAKNFFEAAICFLSQAHAARADPASQCSVMAVSPAYEAAWADLSELWFLGMQAFASCVPLFPWLPQTVLRSRWLDDLLQLLSQAAPVSVDFELLTALQGVLLELARASQQCREVIVLQQGKELANRYGMAALEQCLCEC, encoded by the exons ATGACTTCCCATTCAGGAGCTGCTCCTGAGGCCAGTGAAAGCACAAGGAATGCAACGCTGGAGCGGTGCCTGAGTGTGCTCAGAGATGCAAAACATGACAGTGAGCAGTTTGCAGCCCTGCTCTTG GTGACCAAAGCGGTCAGAGCGGGAGACATCGACTCCAGAACCCGTCGCCGGATCTTTGATGCAGTTGGATTCACGTTCCCAAACCGGCTTCttgcttccagggagccccccgcTGGCTGTCCAGAGCACATGTTCCGAGGACTTGGCCTCACCCTGCTGGCATGTTTCTGCACTGATCCGGAGTTAGCCAGCCATTCCCAGACCCTTAACAAAATCCCGACCTTCAACAACATCCTGGCTTCCCCATCCGATCCGGACGATATGTCCGCGAGCTCCATGATCGATGACGTTTACCAGTGTCTGGGCGCTGTCATGGGCACTCCCAGGGGCCCCAAAGAGTTGGTGTCCCAGGGAACAGTGTCAGCTCTGTGCCAGGCCTACGTCAATCGCAGTTACGGCTGTGACCGCGCCCTTGAGCTGCTCCTGGGGCTTCTAGCCACAGCAGAGACTAAGTGCTGGCAGAGAGCCACCCCTGACCTCCTGGCTGTGCTGAGCAGGCTCAGTGAGCAATTCCACCAGGCTGAAGACATGACCAAATTCCAGCTGTGTGATGTTCTGCCTCACTTTGTATCTCCAGCGCTGCTGCTCACCCGGGACCGACAGGGTTCCGAGTGCCTCTGCAACCTTTACAGAGGCCTGGTTAGCATCCTGAGCAGCAAACTGAGCCAGTCCCAGCGAGACCCTGCACTGAAGCTTGCTGCCTGCCTCACACAGGCCTGTGGCTCAGAATGGATCCCCACGGAGAGGGCCGGGAGCAAGTTCCTGGCCCTGCTGGTGAACCTGGCTTGTGTGGAGGTCCGTCTGTCCCTGGAGGAGCTGGACCCGGCAGACGTGGATGGGAAGCAGGAGGTGGTAACAGGCTGCTACACCCTTATTGAGCTGGGGATCCTGGAGTGCATGAAAGAAGAGAAACCACGGCTGAGGGAGGCGCAGAAAATGCAGCTAGTGAGGATCATGGAGGAGGCATTTGGGGCGGTAATACACTACCTGAGACAG GTGGGAGAGCAGAAGCTGAAGGATCCTTTCATATTTGCCTCTGTTCGAATCCTCGGCACCTGGCTGGCTGAAGAGACCTCCTCCCTCAAGCAGGAAATCTGTGACCTCCTGCCTTTCCTCATTCATTACGCAAAGATGCTTTTCCAAGAGGGGGACAAGGCCAGGAGCCCATCCCAGCATGCGGCGGAGCTGGCTGGACTGGGCAGCCCTCAGGGCTCTGTGTGGCCCAGAGACGCGCTGAG ATTTCTGCTACCTGGCTTGTGCCATTTGACGGCGGAGGACCGACCTCGGGAAATCCTTATCTCAGAGGGGGCTCCAGCATTGCTGTGTCAATATTTCCTGCACCAGTGGGAGTTGTTGGCCTCtgacccccagacctctgctccTCCAGACAGCATAGAAATCAGTTTGCAAACCACCTGTGGAGTTTTCCTTAACCTTGTGGTGACCGCTCCAGACTTGGTCAG GCGAGACCGATGCTTTTCCTCCCTGATGGATGCGCTGCTGAAGtctctccctgctctgctgccCCAGAGAGATCGCCTTGTTCTAGCAGCCAACGTTACCACGCTGGGCTTGATGATGGCCAGGATCCTTGACACTTCTCCAG GTCTCCAGGGGACGCCACCAGCCAAGAACTTCTTCGAAGCTGCTATCTGCTTCCTTTCTCAGGCCCACGCTGCCCGGGCGGATCCCGCCAGCCAGTGCTCGGTCATGGCTGTGTCACCAGCCTATGAGGCGGCCTGGGCGGACCTCAGTGAGCTGTGGTTCCTGGGGATGCAGGCCTTTGCCAGCTGCGTGCCGCTCTTTCCCTGGCTGCCCCAAACGGTGCTCCGGTCACGTTGGCTAGACGACCTCTTGCAGTTATTGAGCCAAGCAGCCCCGGTCTCGGTGGACTTTGAACTCCTTACGGCATTGCAGGGCGTGTTGCTGgagctggccagagccagccagcaATGCCGAGAGGTGATCGTCTTACAGCAGGGCAAGGAGCTGGCCAACCGTTATGGCATGGCAGCATTAGAACAGTGCCTTTGTGAGTGCTAA